Within the Corallococcus exiguus genome, the region GCGCACACGGAACGAAATAGGGTTCGCCGGACGTGTGAGGTTCGCGGAAGCCGTCGTAGCAGACGAGCGTCCCCAGCTTCCCGAACGGCGTGTCCAGCACGGGCAGGTCCTCCGGGCGGCCCGGGCTCAGGTGCAGCACGTCCTCCTGCGTGGGCACCAAGTTCACCTTGCGCGTGACGGCCACGCAGTGGCCATCCGGTGAGAACGTGTAGCTGGTGTTGAAGGTGCGCGCTCCCGCGGGCTCGTACTCAGGGGTGTCCGGGCCCAGGCGGTTCGTGGGCAGCAGCGCGCTTCCGGCCACCACCCACAGGCCGAAGTCGCGCGCGATGCCGGAGAAGGTCTCGTACATCGCGCGGTGCACGCGGGGCGCCACCGTGGCGTAGAGACACTCCTCCATCGTCGGTGGATGGAAGGCGCTCCACGTGCGGAACATGCCGAGCCACTCCGCGAGAGCCACGCGCGTCAGGGCGCCGTTCGTCGTCTTGCGGCGGCGCACGCGTGACAGGTGCCCCATCAGTCCCAGCGCCGCGCCCACCATCTCCGGCCAGACAGCGAGCGCGGGGTTCAACGGCCGGCCCGAGGCGTCCCGAGGACGCAGCGCGTCCGCCCGTGCAGCGAGCGCCCGATGGTGCGAGGCGAACGTCTCCTGCGATGCATAGTCGTCGAGCGTGACGCGCGGCTGGATGGCGAACAGATCAAGGGAGGTGGTCACGGTGCCGCGAGGATGGCACCCACCCCCATGCCGCGCGAGCCTCGCGGCGGTGGACCGTCAGGTTCCGGGAGTGCCGCCGTCGAGGCCGTGCCCGGAGGCCGTGATGCGCATGAAGAGGACACTCCACGTCGAAGTGCACCCGTTCGTCGACGCGGCGGAGGCGCTCGCGGGACGGAACGTGAAGGCCCTGGGCGTGGCACCCGACAACACCGTTTGGTGGCTCGCGGAGGGCGACGAGGTCCTCCACTTCGCGGACGGTTGGGACACCTGGGAGCGCTTCACGCTGCCTCGCGGTGCCCCGGACTTCCACTACGTCCAGCCGCTTCCCGATGGCGAGGTGCTGCTCGTGAACGGGCGTTGCCGTTACCGCTCGGAGACGGGATACGAACGCAACGCCCACGTCTACTCGCAGGAAGGCACGTTGCTGCGGGAGCTGACCCTGGGGGATGGCATCGAGGATGTGCAGACGACGTCCGACGGACAGGTCTGGGTCAGCTACTTCGACGAAGGTGTCATCGGCAGCCTGACCCGGGGCGGCGATGGGTCACGGTCGCCCGTCGGCGCCGAGGGCCTGGAGCGCTTCGATGCGCTGGGGCAGCGGCAGGAGAGTGGTGTGCAGATGGCGCTCGGCCTGGGGCAGAGCATCCTGGAGTGCTACGCGCTCAACGTCGCTTCGGAGCGGGAGACCTGGTTCTACAGCTACACGGACTTCCCGCTCGTGCGCATGAGGCCGGGAGAACCCTCCACGGTCTGGTCCTCCCCGGTGCATGGCGCACGCGCCATCGCCGTCAGTGACACGCACGTGCTGTTCGGCGGGTGTTACGACGACAAGGCGCTGCTCCAGCTCTACCGGCTGTACTACCGGGGCGAGCAGCGCCTGGCCCCGCTGACCCGTGTCGTCCTCACGGACGAGACGGGCCGTGCGTGGCAGCCCTCGTGGCTCAAGGGCCGGGGGCCCTGGCTCCATGGCGCGGAAGGGACTCGCCACTTCCGCGTGTCCATGGAGGAACTGCTCGCCCTCGCTGCGGCTACTTGAGGAAGCCCAGCTCGCGCAGGCGCTGCTTGAGGAACGCGTCCGCGGTGATGGGCGGGTGGCGCGCGGGGTTGTCCGGCGTCTCCGTCTGCGGCAGCGGCTTCAGGATGCAGTCGGAGAACGGGTGCACGAAGAAGGGCATCGAGTAGCGCACGGTGTCCTGCTCCGTGCTGGGCGGGTTCACCACCCGGTGCGTCGTGGACGGGATGACGCCATTCATCACCCGGCTGAGCATGTCGCCCGAGTCCACGACAATCTGCCCGCGCAGCGTGTCCACCGGAATCCACTCGCCGTCGCGCGTGAGCAGCTCCAGGCCGCCGGCGGTGCCCTCGCACAGGAGCGTGATGAAGTTGATGTCCTCGTGCTCCGCGGCGCGCACCGCGCCCGGGATGAAGCGGTCCTTCAGCGGCGGGTAGTGGATGAGCCGCAGCACGGAGTTGCCGTCCACCGTCATGTCGCTGAACGTGTTGCGCGCGATGCCCAGGTAGTCCGCCAACGCCTGGAGCATCACCGTCGCCGCGTCGTCCAGCTCCCGGTAGAGCGTCAGCGTGTGCTCACGGAAGCTGGGCACCTCTTCCGGCCAGACGTTGGCGCCGTAGTCGTCGCGGTACGGGTGGCCCACGGGCAGCTCGCGGCCCACGTGCCAGAACTCCTTCAGGTCCCCCACCTTGCGGTTCTTCGCGTGCTCCTGGCCGAACGCCATGAAGCCCCGCTGCCCCGGACGCTCCGGCACCGCGTAGCGCGTCTTGGTGGACTCCGGCAGCTGGAAGAAGCGCTCCACGTCCGTGTACGTGCGGCGGATGAGCGCGTCCTCGACGCCGTGGCCCTCCACGGTCACGAAGCCGAACTCCTTGAGCGCGTCGCCAAACACCTGGACGAAGCGGGCCCGCTCCTCGGGAGTGCCGGAGCGGTAGTGGGACAGGTTCACGGTGGGGATGCGTCGGGCCGAGCGGGACATGCGCGCATCCTATCCGCGTGACACCTTCCTGACACGTCGCAGTCCGCCGCCCAACCGTCACCCCGGCCCAAGGGCGGGGGACCCTCCTCACTTTGCGACACCCACCCTTGGCGGCAGTGGATGCCGGGCTTCCGGGATGTGCAGATTGGGCAGGGAATTGGCCAGGGGGGCGCGGTATGGCCGAAGTCGCGAGGAACGAGCGCACGTGCTCAGCGTGCGGGCGGGGACATGGCGAGGGGACGTCGTGCGACACGCTCGTCCGGGAGGCGGGGGGCGGCCAGGGCAAGGCCGTGGAGCCGCCGGCCGCCGTGGCAGCGGCGGACGAGGTGGACCCGCTGGTGGGGACCCAGATGGGCAGCTTCCGGCTGGTGCGCCGGGTGGGCCGGGGCGGCATGGGGTCCGTCTACCTGGCGGAGCACGTGTCCATTGGCAGCCGCGTGGCGGTGAAGGTGCTGCACGAACACCTGACGCGCTACCCGGAGCTGGTGCAGCGCTTCCACGCCGAGGCCCGGGCGGTGAACCTCATCGGGCACGAGAACATCGTCAGCATCTTCGACCTCAACGCCTCGGCGCCCCGGCCGTACCTCATCATGGAGTTCCTGGAGGGGGCACCCCTGTCGGCGTGGGTGGGGACGCCCCTGTCGGCCGGGGCGGTGGTGCCCATGCTGATGCAGGTGTGTGACGCGCTGCATGCGGCGCACGCGCGGGCCATCGTCCACCGCGACCTGAAGCCGGACAACATCTTCCTGGTGAAGCGCGGGCGGGGGATGCCGTTCGTGAAGGTGCTCGACTTCGGCATCGCGAAGCTGGTGGACGCGAGCATGCCGGAGACGGTGGCGGGCATCATCGTGGGCACGCCGGAGTACATGGCCCCGGAGCAGTCCCTGAGCCGGCGCCTGGACGGCCGCGCGGACCTGTACGCGGTGGGCGTCATCGCCTACCAGCTGCTCACCGGGCGGCTGCCCTTCCCCGACGAGGGGCTCACCGCCCAGCTCGTGGCGCACCAGACGCGCACGCCCCCATCCCTTCGCTCCATCTGCCCTTCGGTGCCACCCGCGCTGGAGGCGGTGGTGCTGCGCGCGCTGGCGAAGACGCCGGAGGAACGCTTCCCCCACGCGCTCGCGCTGCGGGCCGCGTTGGAGCAGGCCCTCGCCACGAGGCCCCCGTCGCCGCGCGCGGCCGTGGGCGCTCCCCGTCCTGTACAGGGAGGGGCCTCCCCGGGAACTCCCGTCACCGGGCCCCAGCGCACCCCTCCGCTGGCCCCGCCGGGCGCGTCCGGGGGAAAGACGCTCCCGGTGCCCGTGCAGGTGGTGCTGCAGCCGGGCGCGCAGCCCCGGGTCTTCACGGGGTCGGACCTGTCGCGCGGTGGCGTGTTCCTGCACGCGACGGGGGAGCTGCCCCCGCTGTTCGCCCAGGTCCAGGTGGTGCTGCCGCTGTCCACGGGGCCGCTGTCCGTCACATGCGAGGTGGTGCGCCACGTCTCGCCCGAGCAGGCCCAGGCCTGGAGCATGCGCCCGGGCTTCGGCGTGCAGTTCGTCGCGCCATCCGCCGCGCTGAAGGCCCGCGTGGAGCAGCACCTCGCGGGCGCCACGGCCTCTCCGCTCCCCGCGCCCCGGGAGCTTCCGGACGACGCAGATGCCGAGCGCGTCCTGGCCATGTGGCGTGGACAGCTGGCGGGGGAGGGCACCCACTACACGGTGCTGGGGCTCTCACCGGACGTGGAGCTGGAGTCCGCGCGGGAGCGCGCGCGGGAGCTGTGGACCGCCCTGTCCGCGCTGCGGCAGCGGCCCCTGTCGCGCGGGCAGCGCTCGCGCCTGGAGTCCATGCTGATCCGCGTGAGGGACGCGGGCGACACCCTGGGCATGCCGTTGCGCCGAGCCCGTTACGACGCCCGGCTGGGCAATGCCCGGGGCGTGGCACGGTGCCTGGAGGCGGGCCTCACCGCGGTCCAGACGGACGCGCTTCACCGGGAGTACCTGGCCGAGCAGCCCCGGGCGGTGGGCACCGCGCGGGTGCACTTTCTCACCGGCAACGCGCTGGAGCGCGACGGCCAGCTCCAGCGGGCCCTGGAGTCCTACGAGCGGGGACTGGAGCTGGACCCCCTGGAGTGGGAGTACCAGCAGCGCCGCCGGGTGGTGGACCGGGCGCTGGGCGCTCGCCTGCCGGGTGCCCGAAATGAAAGAGCCCGATTCCCTGGGGAGGGAACCGGGCCCTGAAGCCCGCGGCGAGCGCCGCGGGATGAGGCGATCAGTCGGCGCTGATGGAGGCCGCGCAGGCCGCGCTCACGGTGCCGCCCTTCGTGGAGCAGGCCACGAGGTCCGAGAGGATGCGGGTCTGCTCGGCGGTGGACTTGTCGGAGCAGCTCTTGACGCTGTCGATGCAGTCCAGGACCGCGTCCAGCTTGTCCTTGTCGTCGTCGGAGCAGTCCTCGAGGGCTTCCTTACAGGCGTCGCGCTCCGCGTCCGTCGGCTCGTCCGGGGTGGCGCTGGTGTCGAAGCCACACTCCTCGAACTTGGAGGACAGGTCCTTGGCGAGGTCCTCGTTGCGATCGCAGTAGTCGCCACCGCAGGCGGTGAGCGTGAGCGAAGCCATGGCGGCCAGACCGAACAGGATCTTCTTCATGATGGTTCTCCCCCTCAGGGATGAGGTACAGGTGGAAAGCAAGCGGCGCGCATCCTAGCGAGCGCTCCGTTGCGGTCCAGTGGACTTTATTCCGGGAATTCTATTCAAAAGCAAATAGGGGGGCTGGAGGCGGGCTGATCCGCCAACTGCCTTGACTACCCCCCAGGATTCTCGTAAGTCCCGCCGTCTTTTAGCGCGCCGGCCGGTCCTCCGTCCGAAATGCGCGTTGGATTCCATGGGTTGAACCAACCCGAAGCTGACAGGGGTTCGACGATGTACGCAGTCATTCGCACGGGCGGAAAGCAGTACCGCGTCGCCGAGGGCGACGTTGTCCGGATCGAGAAGATCTCCGGTGATATCGGCGCTGAGGTCTCGTTCACCGAGGTCCTCCTGCTGGGCGGCTCTGAGAGCCCGAAGGTGGGCCAGCCGACGGTGGCGGGCGCGAAGGTCGTGGGCAAGGTGCTGGCGCAGGACAAGCACCGCCGCGTCCTGCACTTCCGGAAGGAGAAGGAAGGCTGGACCCGTCGCCGTGGTCACCGCCAGTCGTACACCGAGGTGAAGGTCACCTCGATCTCCGGCTAATCGCCTTTCCGGGCATTCCCCACACGAACTTCAAGGAGCAGGTGTCATGGCCCATAAAAAAGGTCAGGGTTCTTCGCGCAACGGGCGTGATTCCAACCCGCAGTACCGTGGCGTGAAGGTGTACGGCGGTGAGACGATCTCGGCGGGCAGCATCCTCGTGCGCCAGGTCGGTACGGTCATCCACCCGGGCACGAACGTGAAGCTCGGTCGCGACTTCACCCTCTTCTCGACGGTGGACGGCGTGGTGAAGTACGAGCGCCTCGGCCGCGACAAGAAGAAGGTGTCCGTGTACCCGGCCGCCGCCGAGCAGGCGAGCGCCTAGTCAGTGGCCCTGGGGCGACCCAGGGCACGGCTTACCGAGCGGGTCGTTCCCGGTCCTTCTGTTCCCGTTGGGAACGGGTGGATGCGAGGACGGCCCGCTTTGTGTTTTTCCAGGAGGGCGTTCGCCCCATGAAGTTCGTCGACGAAGTACGCATCTACGTGAAGGCGGGAGACGGCGGGAACGGAGCGGTGGCCTTCCGGCGTGAGAAGTTCATCGAGCGCGGCGGCCCCAACGGCGGGGACGGCGGCAATGGCGGCTCCGTGGTGTTCGTGTCGAACCCGCAGCTGACCACGCTCCTGGACTACCGCTACCAGCAGCACCACCGTGCCAAGAACGGCGAGCACGGCATGGGCAGCGACTGCAACGGCCATGGCGCCGAGGACATGGTGCTCCAGGTGCCGGTGGGCACGCTGATCCGCAACGAGCAGACGGGCGAGCTGCTGGTGGACCTGAGCGACCCGGGCCAGCAGTTCGTGGCGGCCAAGGGCGGCCGGGGCGGCCTGGGCAACATGAACTTCGCCACCTCCACGCGCCAGACGCCGCGCTTCGCGCAGGACGGCGGAAAGGGTGAGGAGATCACCCTGCGGCTGGAGCTGAAGCTGCTGGCGGACGTGGGCCTGCTGGGCTTCCCCAACGCGGGCAAGAGCACGTTCATCTCGCGGGTGAGCCGGGCGCGGCCGAAGGTGGCGGACTACCCGTTCACCACGCTGGTGCCGAACCTGGGCATGGTCCAGTACAAGGACAGCCTGTCCTTCGTGATGGCGGACATCCCCGGCATCATCGAGGGCGCCAGCGAGGGCGTGGGCCTGGGTCACCAGTTCCTGCGCCACGTGGAGCGGTGCAAGGTGCTGGTGCACCTCATCGACATGGGCGCCGAGGGCGAGGGCCGCAAGCCGCTGGCCGACTTCAACATCCTCAACGCGGAGTTGAAGAAGTACAGCGCGGAGCTGGCCGGCAAGCCGCAGGTGGTGGCCGCCAACAAGCAGGACCTGACGGAGGGCCGCGACCGCCTGGGGCCCTTCACGGAGGCGCTGCGCCGCCGGGGCATCCGCGTGTACCCGGTGTCCTGCGCCACGGGCGAGGGCATGCAGGCGCTGATGGACGCGGTGGCGGAGGTTCTCTTCACCGGCCGCACCGACAAGATCCACGTCGAGATGCCGACGACGAGGTCCGCCTCCAAGGCTCCGGCGAAGAAGGCCGCGAAGCAGGCGGCGCGCAAGGGACCGGCGAAGAAGGCTCCGGCCAAGAAGGCTCCGGCCAAGAAGGCCGCCGCGAAGAAGGCTCCTGCGAAGAAGTCCTCGCGCAAGCCCGTGGCGAAGAAGGCCGCTGCGAAGAAGGCTCCTGCGAAGAAGTCCTCGCGCAAGCCCGTGGTGAAGAAGGCCGCCGCGAAGAAGGCTCCTGTGAAGAAGGCCCCGGCGAAGAAGTCCGGCGGGAGGCGCTGAGCCGATGGCTGGTGGAGGCCCCCGCTACGAGAAGTTCGAGCGCGACGTCGTCGAGCCGGAGCAGTTCCTGCTCGACGTGCGGAAGGAGAAGATCGACCGCGTCGTCAGCCAGCGCACGCGCAACTTCGTGGTGGTGCTCGACCGGCTGGAGGACAACTTCAACATGGCCGCGGTGCTGCGCACCTGCGAGTCCATGGGCGTGCAGGAGGTGCACGTCGTCATCAACCCGGAAGCGCCCTTCATCCCCAACCTGCGGGTGGCCCAGGGCTGCGACAAGTGGTTGGACGTGCACCTCTACAAGACGTTCGCGGAGTGCCGCGAGCACCTGAAGGGGCGGGGCTTCAGCCTCTACGCGTCGGCGCTGCGCGAGGGGGCCACCAGCCTCTACAGCCTGCGCTTCGACACGAAGTTCGCCATGGTGTTCGGCAACGAGCGCTACGGCGTGAGCGACGACGTGCTCAACGGCGTGGACGGCACCTTCTGGGTGCCCATGAAGGGCTTCAGCCAGAGCCTGAACATCTCCGCGGCGGCGTCCGCCAGCATCACCCGGGCGATCGCCTGGCGGGACGAGCACCTGGGGAGCTCCGGGGACCTGTCCCCCGAGGAGTCCCAGGAGCTGCGTGAGCGCTTCTACCTGCTGGGCGTGAAGCAGCGGAAGCGTCTGGTCAAAGCCACACAGCGGTGAATGCCGGTCCCCCGGGGTCCGTCCGGATGCGATAGATGGACCCTGCGGGCGCCCCGGGTGCCCGCTCCGGAGGCGCACGCCATGTTGCTGGAATCCCTGCTCTTCACGCTCCTTACGCAGGCCCCCACCACCGCCGCCCCCACCGCGCCCGCGCCGAAGCCCGCGGCCGCCGCCAAGGCCCCCGCCGCCGCGCCGCAGCCCGCCG harbors:
- a CDS encoding isopenicillin N synthase family dioxygenase, which gives rise to MSRSARRIPTVNLSHYRSGTPEERARFVQVFGDALKEFGFVTVEGHGVEDALIRRTYTDVERFFQLPESTKTRYAVPERPGQRGFMAFGQEHAKNRKVGDLKEFWHVGRELPVGHPYRDDYGANVWPEEVPSFREHTLTLYRELDDAATVMLQALADYLGIARNTFSDMTVDGNSVLRLIHYPPLKDRFIPGAVRAAEHEDINFITLLCEGTAGGLELLTRDGEWIPVDTLRGQIVVDSGDMLSRVMNGVIPSTTHRVVNPPSTEQDTVRYSMPFFVHPFSDCILKPLPQTETPDNPARHPPITADAFLKQRLRELGFLK
- the rpmA gene encoding 50S ribosomal protein L27, producing the protein MAHKKGQGSSRNGRDSNPQYRGVKVYGGETISAGSILVRQVGTVIHPGTNVKLGRDFTLFSTVDGVVKYERLGRDKKKVSVYPAAAEQASA
- the rplU gene encoding 50S ribosomal protein L21, which codes for MYAVIRTGGKQYRVAEGDVVRIEKISGDIGAEVSFTEVLLLGGSESPKVGQPTVAGAKVVGKVLAQDKHRRVLHFRKEKEGWTRRRGHRQSYTEVKVTSISG
- the obgE gene encoding GTPase ObgE, with product MKFVDEVRIYVKAGDGGNGAVAFRREKFIERGGPNGGDGGNGGSVVFVSNPQLTTLLDYRYQQHHRAKNGEHGMGSDCNGHGAEDMVLQVPVGTLIRNEQTGELLVDLSDPGQQFVAAKGGRGGLGNMNFATSTRQTPRFAQDGGKGEEITLRLELKLLADVGLLGFPNAGKSTFISRVSRARPKVADYPFTTLVPNLGMVQYKDSLSFVMADIPGIIEGASEGVGLGHQFLRHVERCKVLVHLIDMGAEGEGRKPLADFNILNAELKKYSAELAGKPQVVAANKQDLTEGRDRLGPFTEALRRRGIRVYPVSCATGEGMQALMDAVAEVLFTGRTDKIHVEMPTTRSASKAPAKKAAKQAARKGPAKKAPAKKAPAKKAAAKKAPAKKSSRKPVAKKAAAKKAPAKKSSRKPVVKKAAAKKAPVKKAPAKKSGGRR
- a CDS encoding carbon-nitrogen hydrolase family protein → MTTSLDLFAIQPRVTLDDYASQETFASHHRALAARADALRPRDASGRPLNPALAVWPEMVGAALGLMGHLSRVRRRKTTNGALTRVALAEWLGMFRTWSAFHPPTMEECLYATVAPRVHRAMYETFSGIARDFGLWVVAGSALLPTNRLGPDTPEYEPAGARTFNTSYTFSPDGHCVAVTRKVNLVPTQEDVLHLSPGRPEDLPVLDTPFGKLGTLVCYDGFREPHTSGEPYFVPCAQYLDALGVEVLAQPSANAWSWDAPWAFNAPGETQLRSEQWFNEGLFTQLRTLKRVRYAVNPQLTGGFFDNTFEAPSLILERRGPDDVHVLARSADPRGEDVLHVTVSR
- a CDS encoding TrmH family RNA methyltransferase, which encodes MAGGGPRYEKFERDVVEPEQFLLDVRKEKIDRVVSQRTRNFVVVLDRLEDNFNMAAVLRTCESMGVQEVHVVINPEAPFIPNLRVAQGCDKWLDVHLYKTFAECREHLKGRGFSLYASALREGATSLYSLRFDTKFAMVFGNERYGVSDDVLNGVDGTFWVPMKGFSQSLNISAAASASITRAIAWRDEHLGSSGDLSPEESQELRERFYLLGVKQRKRLVKATQR
- a CDS encoding protein kinase domain-containing protein, whose translation is MAEVARNERTCSACGRGHGEGTSCDTLVREAGGGQGKAVEPPAAVAAADEVDPLVGTQMGSFRLVRRVGRGGMGSVYLAEHVSIGSRVAVKVLHEHLTRYPELVQRFHAEARAVNLIGHENIVSIFDLNASAPRPYLIMEFLEGAPLSAWVGTPLSAGAVVPMLMQVCDALHAAHARAIVHRDLKPDNIFLVKRGRGMPFVKVLDFGIAKLVDASMPETVAGIIVGTPEYMAPEQSLSRRLDGRADLYAVGVIAYQLLTGRLPFPDEGLTAQLVAHQTRTPPSLRSICPSVPPALEAVVLRALAKTPEERFPHALALRAALEQALATRPPSPRAAVGAPRPVQGGASPGTPVTGPQRTPPLAPPGASGGKTLPVPVQVVLQPGAQPRVFTGSDLSRGGVFLHATGELPPLFAQVQVVLPLSTGPLSVTCEVVRHVSPEQAQAWSMRPGFGVQFVAPSAALKARVEQHLAGATASPLPAPRELPDDADAERVLAMWRGQLAGEGTHYTVLGLSPDVELESARERARELWTALSALRQRPLSRGQRSRLESMLIRVRDAGDTLGMPLRRARYDARLGNARGVARCLEAGLTAVQTDALHREYLAEQPRAVGTARVHFLTGNALERDGQLQRALESYERGLELDPLEWEYQQRRRVVDRALGARLPGARNERARFPGEGTGP